The window TACACTCAAGTCATCCTTCAAACTGTATTTCCCCTTGAGCTTTTCAACTGCCTGTATGTAAGCTCCTGCCAGTGGCTCATCAAGTGTAACACTTCTGGAATTATCTGAGCGGTCTTCGAATGAAATAAATATATCTACTTTACCTCTGAAAAGGTTCTTAGACGCTACTTCTCTGACTCTTTCCTCAAGATAACCAATCTGTCTCGGTAATTTTATATAAAAATCTATATAACGATGGTTTACAGTTTTTATTTCTACAGTAAATTCTTTGCCATTATCACTAAAGGTTCCTCTACCGAAACCTGTCATACTTCTAACCATTATATGCCTCCGGTAACTGGGATAAAATTTAACCCAAAATATAACTATTAATCCCGCTTAGTATTATAACACAAATTTGCAGAATTTAAAGGATAAATTACTACTTTTCATATATTTTTATCAATTTACTTCAATTTACTAATGTTTTTAATTTATTACAGCATTTCTTATAATAATGTGTTATTACTTAAAAATTATAAAAAATAAAATGGAGGACATTATCCCCCATTTATATAATAGACATATTATCAGAGATTTATAACATTTTCGATTGCTTGTTGAACCCTGGTTTTATCAAAAGGTTTAACAATAAAATCTTTAGCTCCCATTTTTATTGCATCTATTACCATAGCCTGCTGTCCCATTGCCGAAACCATTATTATCTTGGTAGCAGGGCTTACTTCCAATATCTCTTTTATTGCCATAATTCCATCCATTTCCGGCATTGTTATATCAAGAGTCATTATATCAGGTTGACTGCGCTTTGCCTGTTCTATAGCTTCACGGCCATTGGCACCTTCACCTACTACATGATAGTTTGTATTTTCTTCAATCATTCTTTTAATTAAGGTTCTCATAAATACTGCATCATCAACAACAACAAATTTAAGTTCTCCCATTAGACACATCTCCTAATTCATACATCAAAAGTGATAAAGCTACCATTCCGGCAGTTTCCGTGCGTAGGATTCTTGGCCCCAGAGATATTTTCTTGACTCCTCTGTCTTCAGCCATTTGAACTTCTTTTTCTTCAAACCCGCCTTCAGGACCAATGATAATACTTCCACTGGTAATCCCTTCATACCGGGGTACAATATTTTTAAGCCCAACCGCACTTTCCTTCTCATAAGGTATAATAGCCAGTTCTGCTTGAGACGCCTTTTCAACAGCTTCTTTAAAGGTTATGGGATAGAGAATATTTGGAATTGTTCCTCTATTACACTGTTTTGCTGCCTCTCTTGCTATCTTTTGCCATCTAGCAAGTTTGTTTTTAGCATCCTTATCAGTATTTATCCTTGAAACACAACGGTCTGTGATTACAGGAACTATTTCCCAAACTCCAAGTTCAACACATTTCTGTATAATTAACTCCATCTTGTCCGACTTTGGTAAGCCCTGAAACAATGTAACCTTTAAAGGCGATTCCGTAAAATTTTTATTTACATCTGTTATTATACAAATAATTGAACTATCATTTATTTCTTCTATTTCAGCAGTGTAGTCAAATCCTCCACAGCACGCTGTGACTTCGTCCTTTAACTGAGCTCTTAGCACTTTTTTTAAATGTTGAAAATCTTCGCCAACTATGTTAATTCTGCCATTAGCTATCTGAGCTTCTTCTACAAAGTATCTGGACATTTAAACACCATTGCCACCCATTCTCCCATTTCAAGGGTTTCTATCCGTGACATCCCGTTTTTTTCACAAGCATCTATTACTTCCTGTTTTCTTTCTTTGATAATACCTGAAGTAATAAATAACGATTCCTTTTTTAAATGATAAGGTATTAGCGAGGACAAGTCAATAATTACATTTGCTATTATATTAGCTACTATTATATCGTACTTTTGTTCTTCCTGCTTCAAATCAGACAATATAGCCTTATATACCGATACTTTTGAAGTCTCCTCATTCAGCTCGATATTTTCTTTTGCAACTTTTACGGCAACTTCATCTATATCAATAGCTTCAACTGTTTTGGCTCCAAGTTTTGCCGCTATTATTGAAAGAATACCCGTACCACAGCCAATATCAAGCACCTGCGTGTCGTCTTTCATATACTTGTCGAGGAGTATGGAACACATCTGGGTTGTTTCGTGTGTCCCTGTTCCAAAGGCCATTCCGGGGTCCATTTGTATTATTATTTCATTACCTTTTGTACTATAATCTTCCCATGTCGGTTTTATTACAATCCTGTCTGTAAGTTGAAGGGGTTTATAGTACTTTTTCCAAGCTGTAGACCAGTCTTCATCATCTACTTCGCCGTATCCCTCAAGACCTTTTCCAATATCTAAAAATTGGGAAATATTTCCCAAACCATCATTTATTTTCTTTAACAACTCGTCTATATCATTTCCGCTCTGAAAATATGCTTGTATAATAACATCCTCACCTAATGAATTAAGGAATTCGTCATCTGCATAATCCAAAGTATTTGGTTTTAATATTTCTTTTTTTATATCAAATGGGTCCTTGATAGCTACACCTCCGGCACCCATTGTCGTAAGCATTTCTGAAACCGCATCACTTGCTTCGTCAGTAGTATTTACCCGTATTTCATACCATTTCATATTTATCCGTTTGCCTCCATGAGCAGTAAAATTCTAAATTTATTTAAATGCGTCCTTCATTTTGTCAAAAAAGCCTTTTCTCTGCTCATGGGATTCATCTCCGCTTATTTCGGCAAATTCCCTCAGCAATGCTTTTTGCTTGTCATTGAGTTTTTTCGGAACTTCAATGGTTACTTTAACATACTGGTCTCCGCGGCCATTTCCTCTTAAGTAAGGTATTCCTTTTCCCTTCAATCTGAATACAGAGCCTGTTTGAGTTCCTTCCGGTACAGTATATTTAACTTTTCCGTCAAGAGTAGGAACTTCTAGTTCAGCACCTAATGCTGCCTGCGTAAATGTAATTGGTACATCGCATACAACATTATTTCCCTGTCTTGAAAATAGAGGATGAGATTTTACACGGATATTAACATACAAATCTCCGTTTGGCCCACCTTTTAATCCCGGGTCTCCACCACCTCTCAATGAAATGGTCTGACCGTCATCAATTCCCGCAGGAATATCTATTTTTATCTTCTTAGTACTCCTCAGTCTGCCTTTTCCGTTACAAGCCGGACAAGGCTCTGTAATAATCTTTCCTTCACCTTTGCATGCATCACATGTTTTAGTGTTTATAAATTGCCCGAACGGTGTGTTTTGTTTTATCTGAACCTGACCTGTTCCGTTACAATGGCTGCAGGTTGTTACATTACTTCCGGGTTTGGCTCCAGACCCGGTACATTTTGAGCATACTTCCATTTTACTTACGTTTATTTCACGCTCAATACCAAAGGCAGCTTCTTCAAAGCTGATTTCCATAGAGTATTTAATGTCCGCACCCTTTTGAGGACCTCTTCTTGTTTTGCTTCTTCCTCCAAAACCTGAGCCGCCGAAGAAAGTTTCAAATATATCTCCGATTCCGCCAAAGTCAAAATCAGAGGAGAAACCACCTGCACCGCCAAATCCGTTAGGGTCAGTTCCGGCATGACCAAACTGGTCGTACCTTCCCCTTTTCTGTGAATCACTAAGAACCTCATAGGCTTCATTTGCCTCTTTGAACTTCGCTTCTGCAGCCTTATCTCCCGGATTAACGTCGGGGTGGTACTTTTTTGCAAGATTCCTATATGCTTTTTTAAGTTCAGCATCGTTAGCGTTTCTATCAACGCCCAATACTTCGTAATAATCTCTTTTTTCTGCCATCGAATTTCAACTCCTGTCTCATTACACAGCTAACCAGCAACCTAAAATAAGCCAGAGCTGTATTATGTAAGCTTTGGCGTTTATGAAAACCTTATGCTGTTAATGCTATAGGGGCATTTAAGCCCCTATACATTATTATATATTTATTTATCATCGTCAACAACTTTATAGTCTGCATCAACAACATTATCATCCTGTCCTGCTCCAGCTGCTCCCTGCTGTCCTCCAAACCCGGCTGCTCCAGGGTCTGCCTGAGCTCCTTGAGTTTGTTGATATATTTTTGAAGATATTTCGTAGAAGGCCTGCTGCAACTCTTCGGTAGCCTTCTTAATTGCTTCTGTGTCAGTACCTTTTAAGACATCCTTTACCTTGTTTACTCCGGTTTCAATCTTTGCCTTATCATCAGCAGATACTTTGTCGCCAAGTTCCTTTAATGA of the Ruminiclostridium papyrosolvens DSM 2782 genome contains:
- a CDS encoding 16S rRNA (uracil(1498)-N(3))-methyltransferase, whose protein sequence is MSRYFVEEAQIANGRINIVGEDFQHLKKVLRAQLKDEVTACCGGFDYTAEIEEINDSSIICIITDVNKNFTESPLKVTLFQGLPKSDKMELIIQKCVELGVWEIVPVITDRCVSRINTDKDAKNKLARWQKIAREAAKQCNRGTIPNILYPITFKEAVEKASQAELAIIPYEKESAVGLKNIVPRYEGITSGSIIIGPEGGFEEKEVQMAEDRGVKKISLGPRILRTETAGMVALSLLMYELGDVSNGRT
- the prmA gene encoding 50S ribosomal protein L11 methyltransferase — translated: MKWYEIRVNTTDEASDAVSEMLTTMGAGGVAIKDPFDIKKEILKPNTLDYADDEFLNSLGEDVIIQAYFQSGNDIDELLKKINDGLGNISQFLDIGKGLEGYGEVDDEDWSTAWKKYYKPLQLTDRIVIKPTWEDYSTKGNEIIIQMDPGMAFGTGTHETTQMCSILLDKYMKDDTQVLDIGCGTGILSIIAAKLGAKTVEAIDIDEVAVKVAKENIELNEETSKVSVYKAILSDLKQEEQKYDIIVANIIANVIIDLSSLIPYHLKKESLFITSGIIKERKQEVIDACEKNGMSRIETLEMGEWVAMVFKCPDTL
- the dnaJ gene encoding molecular chaperone DnaJ; amino-acid sequence: MAEKRDYYEVLGVDRNANDAELKKAYRNLAKKYHPDVNPGDKAAEAKFKEANEAYEVLSDSQKRGRYDQFGHAGTDPNGFGGAGGFSSDFDFGGIGDIFETFFGGSGFGGRSKTRRGPQKGADIKYSMEISFEEAAFGIEREINVSKMEVCSKCTGSGAKPGSNVTTCSHCNGTGQVQIKQNTPFGQFINTKTCDACKGEGKIITEPCPACNGKGRLRSTKKIKIDIPAGIDDGQTISLRGGGDPGLKGGPNGDLYVNIRVKSHPLFSRQGNNVVCDVPITFTQAALGAELEVPTLDGKVKYTVPEGTQTGSVFRLKGKGIPYLRGNGRGDQYVKVTIEVPKKLNDKQKALLREFAEISGDESHEQRKGFFDKMKDAFK
- a CDS encoding response regulator, with amino-acid sequence MGELKFVVVDDAVFMRTLIKRMIEENTNYHVVGEGANGREAIEQAKRSQPDIMTLDITMPEMDGIMAIKEILEVSPATKIIMVSAMGQQAMVIDAIKMGAKDFIVKPFDKTRVQQAIENVINL